Proteins co-encoded in one Flavivirga eckloniae genomic window:
- the kduI gene encoding 5-dehydro-4-deoxy-D-glucuronate isomerase, with amino-acid sequence MTEISYNERFESHPGDVKAYGTDKLRDTFLIDKVFDEGRIILTYTHYDRFIAGGAVPKEKPLTLEPIDPLKAEHFCDRRELGIINIGGNGVVKVDGVDYDIANKEAIYIGMGAKSVIFESKNSNEPALFYINSSPAHKTFPTKKITIDDVALVDLGRAEDANERQIIQYIVAATTSTCQLQMGITELKPGSIWNTMPAHTHNRRMEVYLYTNVQENHMVCHFMGQAQETRHIWMSNNQAVISPPWSIHSGAGTSNYSFVWGMAGENLDFMDMDGIKPEDLR; translated from the coding sequence ATGACAGAAATAAGTTATAATGAAAGGTTTGAGTCGCACCCAGGCGATGTTAAAGCATATGGAACAGATAAATTAAGAGACACTTTTCTTATAGACAAAGTTTTTGATGAAGGTAGAATAATACTAACATATACGCATTACGATAGATTTATTGCAGGAGGTGCTGTCCCAAAAGAAAAACCATTAACACTTGAACCAATTGACCCGTTAAAGGCAGAGCATTTTTGCGACAGACGTGAGTTAGGAATTATAAATATAGGAGGAAATGGTGTTGTAAAAGTTGATGGTGTTGATTACGATATAGCTAATAAAGAAGCAATATATATTGGTATGGGAGCTAAGTCTGTAATCTTTGAAAGTAAGAACAGCAACGAACCTGCATTGTTTTATATTAACTCTTCTCCAGCTCATAAAACTTTTCCAACAAAAAAGATAACGATTGACGATGTAGCACTTGTGGATTTGGGAAGAGCAGAAGACGCCAACGAAAGACAGATTATACAATATATAGTTGCTGCAACAACATCGACATGCCAGTTGCAAATGGGAATTACAGAATTAAAACCTGGTAGTATCTGGAATACGATGCCTGCACATACGCATAACAGAAGGATGGAAGTGTATTTGTATACGAATGTACAGGAAAATCACATGGTGTGTCATTTCATGGGGCAAGCCCAGGAAACAAGACACATATGGATGTCTAACAATCAAGCTGTAATTTCCCCGCCATGGTCAATACATTCAGGAGCAGGAACATCAAATTATAGTTTTGTTTGGGGAATGGCAGGAGAAAATCTTGATTTTATGGATATGGATGGGATTAAGCCAGAAGATTTAAGATAA
- a CDS encoding SusC/RagA family TonB-linked outer membrane protein, translated as MKNLYLKSLLCRKIRDMALTAILFVFLPNSTFASTEYNTVEPNDLKNVSENIQQRVTGTVTDASGIPLPGVAILLKGTTTGTSTDFDGKYSLDISGNGVLVFSYIGFNTQEVPIDDRSQINVSLTEDIAKLDEIVVVGYGAQKKSDLTGSVASADLKAFQDQPNVNILQSLQGSVVGLNIGAVSSAGANPGIEVRGRNTFAQNDRNELVGSDPLIVLDGIIYRGSLADLNPADIESIDVLKDSSSQAIYGSQAANGVILITSKSGRKNKDAVINFSSYYSFDTPSNTLTPLGRDGFLEHYNKIYYDEAYLAPDYTQLDSNFDPSARFPYQSILDGLNNGTDTDWLDAISQTAYTQNTNLSIAGSGGKANYFLSVGYTDQKGWLLNDQYDRLSLRANIENKMNDWLTIGMQSFASFGDYSGLESDLRRGYLYSPLIEPYNEDGTLNTDPIGIERSPLLRTRIDQLDKRLNLFGVFYGKFKLPIKGLEYRINHSVNYRTFRDFRFDPIGNNFAGAASKKNELFVDRTTDNLLTYKKTFNEKHDLDLTLLYGFEERSGEGTIANSGTFLNQSLGYNSLESGDVDQQLVSSLAWDESSIYQMGRINYKYDNKYLLTLTIRRDGFSGFGSNTKFGTFPSVAFAWTASEETFVQDALPWLNNLKIRATYGQTGNRTVGRYQTLASVNAGFQYVFGDGSGPAYGQFINKLANNDLSWETTTGLNLGLDFSVLNNRLSGNINYYDTTTEDILFSVNLPQVTGASGIFTNLGKVANSGVELSLTSINAQTNNFTWKSTVNFSTNKNEIVTILGRDDDGDGVEDDLITGNNGRLIIGESIQTIYDYVDTGRIYQLGDDIPAGYNPGNRIFEDLNDDGIISADNDRRIVGRAEPAYRFSIYNEFKYKNITFSAFINSIQGGKDGYLGRVSPTSSIGEYRHDNASTYNIVREFNAWSPATPNAIHSGVRHDDPIAAQRYADRSFIRLQDVRLAYDFPSSLLEKISVDKLRLFVSGKNLHTWTDWIGTDPELNGNAFDPRQAPLMTSYSVGVNLTF; from the coding sequence ATGAAAAATTTGTACTTAAAAAGTCTCTTATGCAGAAAAATAAGAGACATGGCATTAACTGCGATTTTGTTTGTGTTCTTGCCGAATTCAACTTTTGCTTCAACTGAATATAATACGGTTGAACCAAACGATTTAAAAAATGTTTCCGAAAATATTCAACAGAGGGTAACAGGAACTGTTACTGATGCCTCTGGTATTCCATTACCCGGAGTAGCAATATTATTAAAAGGAACTACGACAGGAACCTCAACAGATTTTGATGGGAAATACTCGCTAGATATATCGGGTAACGGTGTTCTGGTTTTTAGTTATATAGGATTTAACACTCAGGAAGTTCCTATAGACGATCGGTCTCAAATAAATGTAAGTTTGACCGAAGATATTGCAAAACTTGATGAAATAGTTGTTGTGGGATATGGTGCGCAAAAAAAATCGGATCTTACAGGTTCTGTTGCAAGTGCCGACCTTAAAGCGTTTCAGGATCAACCTAACGTTAATATTCTTCAGTCGTTACAAGGATCTGTTGTTGGACTTAATATTGGTGCTGTAAGTTCGGCAGGAGCCAATCCAGGTATAGAGGTTAGAGGAAGAAATACATTTGCTCAAAATGATAGAAATGAACTAGTTGGTAGTGATCCTCTAATTGTTTTAGATGGTATTATTTATCGAGGAAGCCTCGCAGACCTTAACCCCGCCGATATAGAGTCGATTGATGTACTAAAGGATTCAAGTTCTCAGGCTATCTACGGATCTCAGGCAGCTAATGGAGTTATACTGATTACATCTAAGTCGGGAAGAAAAAACAAGGATGCTGTTATCAATTTTTCATCGTATTATTCTTTCGATACACCAAGCAACACTTTAACGCCTCTTGGAAGAGATGGCTTTTTAGAGCATTACAATAAGATTTATTATGATGAAGCGTATTTGGCTCCAGATTATACACAACTTGATTCGAATTTCGATCCGTCTGCACGATTCCCTTACCAATCTATATTGGATGGGCTAAATAATGGAACAGATACCGATTGGTTAGATGCAATAAGTCAAACAGCTTATACACAAAACACGAATTTAAGTATTGCTGGAAGCGGTGGTAAAGCCAATTATTTCCTATCCGTAGGTTATACAGATCAAAAAGGATGGTTGTTAAACGACCAATACGATCGTTTGAGTTTAAGAGCGAACATTGAGAATAAAATGAACGACTGGTTAACTATTGGAATGCAGAGTTTTGCCTCCTTTGGTGATTATTCCGGATTAGAATCTGATTTAAGAAGAGGGTATCTTTATTCACCTCTTATTGAGCCTTATAATGAAGACGGAACTTTAAATACCGATCCAATTGGTATTGAACGAAGCCCTTTGCTTAGAACACGAATTGACCAATTAGATAAGCGTTTAAACTTATTTGGTGTTTTTTATGGTAAATTTAAATTACCTATAAAAGGGTTAGAATATCGAATAAATCATTCTGTAAACTACAGAACATTTAGAGATTTTCGATTCGACCCTATTGGTAACAATTTCGCAGGTGCTGCTTCTAAAAAGAATGAGTTATTTGTAGATAGAACAACCGATAACTTATTAACCTATAAGAAAACATTCAACGAAAAACATGATTTAGATTTAACCTTACTGTACGGTTTTGAAGAAAGATCGGGAGAAGGTACAATTGCAAATTCAGGAACATTCCTAAACCAATCATTAGGATATAATAGTTTAGAGTCGGGCGATGTAGACCAGCAACTGGTTTCTTCTCTTGCCTGGGACGAGAGTAGTATCTATCAAATGGGTAGAATTAATTACAAATACGATAATAAATATCTTTTAACGTTAACAATAAGACGAGATGGATTTTCAGGCTTTGGGTCTAATACCAAATTTGGTACCTTCCCTTCGGTTGCTTTCGCTTGGACAGCAAGTGAAGAGACATTTGTACAAGATGCTCTTCCATGGCTTAATAACTTAAAAATAAGAGCTACTTACGGACAAACGGGTAATCGTACCGTAGGAAGATACCAAACTCTGGCAAGTGTAAATGCTGGTTTCCAATATGTGTTTGGTGATGGATCAGGTCCAGCTTATGGGCAATTTATTAATAAACTGGCCAATAATGATTTAAGTTGGGAAACAACAACTGGTTTAAATCTTGGACTTGACTTTAGTGTGCTTAACAACAGATTAAGTGGTAACATAAATTATTATGATACAACTACCGAAGACATCTTATTTAGTGTTAATCTACCACAAGTTACTGGGGCAAGCGGTATATTTACAAACCTTGGTAAAGTAGCCAATAGTGGTGTTGAGTTATCGTTAACATCAATTAATGCTCAAACTAACAATTTCACCTGGAAAAGTACCGTTAATTTCTCCACTAACAAGAATGAAATTGTTACCATTTTAGGTAGGGATGATGATGGAGATGGTGTTGAAGATGATTTAATAACTGGTAACAACGGAAGACTTATTATAGGAGAATCTATTCAAACTATTTACGATTATGTAGATACTGGAAGAATATACCAATTGGGAGACGATATACCTGCAGGGTATAATCCAGGAAATCGAATTTTTGAAGATTTAAATGATGATGGTATTATATCTGCCGATAATGATCGTAGAATCGTGGGTAGAGCAGAGCCAGCATATCGATTTAGTATTTATAATGAATTCAAATACAAAAACATAACATTTAGTGCTTTTATCAACTCAATACAAGGAGGAAAAGATGGTTATTTGGGGCGCGTATCTCCTACATCTAGTATTGGAGAATATCGACATGATAATGCAAGTACATACAACATCGTAAGAGAGTTCAATGCATGGTCTCCTGCAACCCCTAATGCTATTCATTCGGGTGTGAGACACGACGATCCTATAGCAGCTCAGCGCTATGCAGATAGAAGTTTTATACGTCTTCAGGATGTTAGATTAGCTTACGATTTCCCTAGCTCACTATTAGAAAAGATTTCGGTAGACAAACTTCGTCTTTTTGTTTCGGGTAAAAATTTACATACTTGGACAGATTGGATAGGCACAGACCCTGAACTGAATGGTAATGCATTTGATCCACGTCAAGCACCATTAATGACTAGTTATTCTGTGGGTGTTAACTTAACTTTTTAA
- a CDS encoding AraC family transcriptional regulator, whose translation MTKAKFLSMGYSPGSAVSVKKHEVKYFPNPLHYHKEFELAYIIEGYGTRYVGSSIKSYKKGDLVLVGEELAHVWVSDDVFYEDNDLITKAIVVKFCADFAGKDFLRLPEAHGISSILQEASGGLRITGKTNKEIARLLTGMLEQSPIEQILSLMQVLNLMSISDSKKVLCNFDLHRSAEEKDKDRMNRVIKHTMLHFRRNISLEEIADVANLSRSAFCRYFKNTAKKNYLEFLYEIRVRYASKLLLESDLGMTQICYDSGFNNPSAFSQVFKRIRKVSPNEYRKRNRIKQTA comes from the coding sequence ATGACAAAGGCAAAATTTCTTTCAATGGGGTATTCACCCGGCAGTGCTGTTTCTGTAAAAAAACATGAAGTAAAATACTTCCCTAACCCACTTCATTATCATAAAGAGTTTGAGCTGGCCTATATTATAGAAGGGTACGGAACACGGTATGTTGGTAGTAGTATTAAGTCCTATAAAAAAGGAGATTTGGTTTTAGTAGGTGAGGAACTTGCACATGTTTGGGTGAGTGATGATGTATTTTATGAAGATAACGATCTTATTACGAAAGCCATTGTTGTAAAATTTTGTGCAGACTTTGCCGGAAAGGATTTTTTAAGATTACCCGAAGCTCATGGCATTTCCAGTATACTACAGGAAGCATCGGGCGGACTTAGAATTACAGGGAAAACAAATAAAGAGATTGCACGATTACTAACGGGGATGTTAGAGCAATCTCCCATAGAACAAATTTTATCCTTGATGCAAGTTTTAAATTTAATGTCGATAAGCGATTCCAAGAAAGTACTGTGTAATTTTGATCTTCACAGATCTGCAGAAGAAAAAGATAAGGATAGAATGAATCGGGTTATTAAACATACGATGCTTCATTTTAGAAGAAATATTAGTTTAGAAGAAATTGCAGATGTAGCTAACCTCTCCAGAAGTGCTTTTTGTAGATATTTTAAGAATACAGCAAAGAAAAATTATCTTGAATTTTTATATGAGATAAGAGTAAGATACGCCAGTAAATTACTTTTAGAAAGCGATCTGGGAATGACCCAGATATGTTACGACTCGGGTTTTAATAACCCTTCGGCTTTCTCCCAGGTATTTAAAAGGATTAGAAAAGTTTCTCCTAATGAGTACAGGAAAAGAAATAGAATAAAACAAACAGCCTAA
- a CDS encoding oxidoreductase family protein — MNEYFKSIILQKTGASSLIEKEMIQELWSGYGKIMRVGLKNASIESVVVKHVQLPAYKNHPRGWNTDIGHQRKVKSYKVETTWYDTYSKNSTARLPQCLAIDRQDDEVMMVLEDLDEAGYSLRKGTVTWEEISSCLAWLAQFHASYLGKAPDGLWEVGTYWHLETRPHELAVLEDQRLREAASTINEKLNTCKYKTFVHGDAKLANFCFAQDGQVAGVDFQYVGGGCGMKDVAYFIGSCLNEKECERLEAQILDTYFTCLQSELKERNEALETEWRSLYRVAWADFHRFIKGWSPDHWKINSYSERITAEVINSL, encoded by the coding sequence ATGAATGAATATTTTAAATCGATCATTCTGCAGAAAACAGGAGCTTCTTCATTAATTGAAAAAGAGATGATTCAGGAATTGTGGAGTGGGTACGGAAAAATCATGAGAGTTGGATTGAAGAATGCTTCTATTGAAAGTGTAGTGGTAAAGCATGTTCAGTTGCCTGCGTATAAAAATCACCCTCGAGGATGGAATACAGATATCGGTCATCAACGAAAGGTGAAGTCATATAAAGTGGAAACAACATGGTATGACACATATAGTAAAAACAGTACTGCTCGTCTGCCACAATGCTTGGCCATTGATAGGCAAGATGATGAGGTGATGATGGTGCTGGAGGATTTGGATGAAGCAGGCTATTCCTTACGCAAAGGTACTGTTACATGGGAAGAGATATCTTCCTGTTTGGCATGGTTGGCACAATTTCACGCAAGTTATCTGGGAAAAGCTCCAGATGGGCTTTGGGAAGTAGGAACCTATTGGCATTTAGAGACTAGACCTCATGAATTAGCAGTATTGGAAGATCAAAGGTTGAGGGAGGCAGCTTCTACTATTAATGAAAAACTGAATACATGTAAGTACAAAACGTTTGTTCACGGGGATGCAAAACTCGCAAACTTCTGTTTTGCTCAAGATGGACAAGTTGCTGGAGTAGATTTTCAGTATGTAGGTGGTGGGTGCGGAATGAAAGATGTGGCGTACTTTATAGGAAGTTGTCTTAACGAAAAGGAATGTGAACGTTTAGAAGCACAAATTTTAGATACTTATTTCACATGTTTACAAAGTGAGCTTAAGGAAAGAAATGAGGCGCTAGAAACCGAATGGCGGTCTTTATATAGAGTAGCTTGGGCGGACTTTCATCGCTTTATAAAAGGATGGAGTCCAGATCACTGGAAGATTAATAGTTATAGTGAACGTATTACAGCAGAAGTGATTAATAGTTTATA
- a CDS encoding glycoside hydrolase family 88 protein, which produces MKKLILSCIIVIILVPNLKAQSIYDKATIKELMDRVNAYQLKNPWQKYDDNWIRGTYYAGVMACYFATEDETFLKQSDALCESLNWTLPTLPPVHDASGVNLLTCGQTMIESYMAKRDKKKIKSIIEHLENPAIRNPVSNPREWYYEGGTRYVDGLFTGPPALAMLYDVTGNKKYLEWMDACFWDVYGKLYNTDLDLFYRDKRFFPSNTEGNKQIIWSRGNGWAIAGIARILEYLPMEHGNYKRYEEVMKGMAAALKKCQSEEGFWYPNLADPDYAPFKETSGTSFFIYGIAYGINHGILSKEEYIPVVKKAWKSVTDEISKKGKVQWGQLVGDRPVNLSKDDSHEYVTGTFLLAASEMYKMNLNNN; this is translated from the coding sequence ATGAAGAAACTTATTTTATCATGTATTATCGTAATCATTCTAGTGCCTAATTTAAAAGCGCAGTCTATTTACGATAAAGCAACTATAAAAGAACTTATGGATAGGGTAAACGCCTATCAATTAAAAAATCCATGGCAGAAATACGACGATAACTGGATTCGAGGTACTTACTATGCAGGTGTTATGGCCTGTTACTTTGCAACCGAAGATGAGACATTTTTGAAACAAAGTGATGCCCTTTGTGAATCTTTAAACTGGACGTTGCCAACTTTGCCTCCTGTTCATGATGCCAGTGGTGTAAACTTACTTACCTGTGGGCAAACCATGATAGAATCTTATATGGCAAAAAGAGATAAAAAGAAGATAAAATCTATAATAGAACATCTTGAAAATCCGGCGATAAGAAACCCTGTTTCTAACCCTAGAGAATGGTATTACGAAGGTGGAACCCGCTATGTTGACGGATTGTTTACAGGTCCTCCAGCTTTAGCGATGTTATATGATGTAACAGGAAATAAGAAGTATTTAGAATGGATGGATGCCTGTTTTTGGGATGTATATGGTAAACTGTATAACACCGATTTAGACTTATTTTATCGTGATAAACGTTTTTTCCCATCAAACACAGAAGGAAATAAACAAATAATCTGGTCTAGAGGAAATGGTTGGGCCATAGCAGGAATTGCACGAATATTAGAGTACCTGCCTATGGAGCATGGCAACTATAAGAGGTACGAGGAAGTAATGAAAGGTATGGCAGCAGCTCTTAAAAAATGCCAATCTGAAGAAGGATTTTGGTACCCTAATTTAGCCGATCCAGATTATGCACCGTTTAAAGAAACAAGTGGAACAAGCTTCTTTATTTATGGCATAGCATATGGCATTAATCATGGTATTTTATCCAAAGAAGAATATATTCCTGTAGTTAAAAAAGCATGGAAATCGGTTACTGACGAAATAAGTAAAAAAGGAAAGGTACAATGGGGACAACTTGTTGGTGATAGACCTGTTAATCTATCGAAAGATGATTCTCATGAATATGTTACGGGAACATTTTTATTAGCAGCCAGCGAAATGTATAAAATGAATTTAAATAATAATTAA
- a CDS encoding DUF998 domain-containing protein yields the protein MNFKEKTVGIIGVLSVLILVITLLIFGYLNQEFSFINDFISKLGAKGEPNAIWFNIIGFIIVGLLLFVFGLTYGNLLNDKLLSTLLSLFGLGFAFTAIPIDMQMSETPFSKAHIVAICLGLAFWLFGLSRLGYNRALKKGTRTRANFTATILVLSIIGFILGFWSMPITHRLVFGIVFGWTALTSVELIYKREINKAGN from the coding sequence ATGAACTTTAAAGAAAAAACCGTTGGAATTATTGGGGTTTTATCGGTCTTGATTTTAGTTATCACTTTGCTAATATTTGGTTATTTAAATCAGGAATTTAGCTTTATTAATGATTTTATAAGCAAACTTGGTGCGAAAGGAGAACCTAACGCAATATGGTTCAACATAATTGGATTTATAATAGTTGGATTACTACTCTTTGTATTTGGACTAACATATGGGAATTTACTAAATGACAAATTATTGTCAACGCTGTTATCACTATTTGGATTGGGATTTGCTTTTACAGCTATACCAATAGATATGCAAATGTCTGAAACACCATTTTCTAAAGCACATATAGTGGCAATCTGTCTTGGATTAGCATTTTGGCTTTTTGGACTTTCAAGACTTGGCTATAACAGGGCATTAAAAAAAGGAACTAGAACCAGAGCAAATTTTACCGCTACAATTCTTGTGTTATCAATAATAGGATTTATACTTGGGTTTTGGTCTATGCCGATAACTCATAGATTAGTATTTGGAATTGTATTTGGATGGACTGCTTTGACCTCCGTAGAATTGATCTATAAGAGAGAAATCAATAAGGCTGGAAACTAA
- a CDS encoding RagB/SusD family nutrient uptake outer membrane protein: MKKYKYIILGCLLFLVTACNEDRLIETPQDFLTPEISYINPEDFEAALVSNYAIMRALNQGSNNTLMHSGTDLCMAARSPETGGLGDYRTGQIPSAGYVLDFWKRYYKMIANSNVILNRIVDVEYPSQADKDLHVAEARWFRAFAYRSLAFLYGGVPIVLDEISTPSRDFTRATLAETLDQAIQDFEYAASILPGVAEVAAPGRLNNAAANHYLAELYIATGELDKAITAASTVINDPNINLMTARFGRRASDDGDPYWDLFQRFNQNRGSSGNTEGILVLQEEFNIPGNTEINIEKVDNNFRYERYYGCLYWFLNGPDGQKIFFAASTQNGGRPVGFIRPTPYYTHAIWGWDSNAGTFAADVRNHNRNIQRDWVCDNPSSAYFGQNISDFPQTWFDNLSAQDTLRDFYPNVTKISTYNDHPDEILANTETGAMANFSGQTFTDWYQIRVAETYLLRAEAYLAQGNATNAANDINMIRNRAQATPVTPGEVDIDYILDERMRELNYEENRRITLSRLKLVYDRTVIGNPFAGLTIEPHNNLMPIPFSEIELNTLGDLEQNPGYTN, encoded by the coding sequence ATGAAAAAATATAAATATATAATTTTAGGATGTTTGCTGTTTTTAGTTACTGCATGTAATGAAGATCGATTAATAGAAACACCTCAGGATTTTTTAACTCCTGAAATATCCTATATCAATCCCGAAGATTTTGAAGCGGCCTTGGTTTCTAATTATGCTATAATGAGAGCGCTTAATCAAGGTTCGAACAATACGTTGATGCATTCTGGTACAGATTTATGTATGGCAGCCAGGAGCCCAGAAACAGGAGGGTTAGGAGATTACAGAACCGGTCAAATTCCTTCTGCAGGATATGTATTGGATTTTTGGAAACGGTATTATAAAATGATAGCGAATTCGAATGTGATCTTAAATAGAATTGTAGACGTTGAGTACCCTTCTCAGGCAGATAAAGATTTACATGTGGCAGAAGCGAGATGGTTTCGTGCATTTGCTTACAGATCTTTAGCATTTCTTTATGGTGGTGTACCTATTGTGCTAGATGAAATTTCAACTCCTAGCAGGGATTTTACAAGAGCTACTTTGGCTGAAACATTAGATCAGGCTATTCAGGATTTTGAGTATGCCGCGTCAATTCTACCCGGTGTTGCAGAAGTAGCAGCTCCAGGAAGGTTAAACAATGCAGCAGCTAATCACTATTTGGCAGAATTATACATCGCTACTGGAGAATTAGATAAAGCTATTACAGCTGCTTCTACAGTAATTAACGACCCAAATATTAACTTAATGACAGCACGTTTTGGGAGAAGAGCCAGCGACGATGGAGATCCTTATTGGGATTTATTTCAAAGGTTTAACCAAAACAGAGGAAGTTCGGGAAATACAGAAGGTATCTTAGTTTTGCAAGAAGAGTTTAATATTCCTGGTAATACAGAAATTAACATTGAAAAAGTAGATAATAATTTCAGATACGAGAGATATTATGGATGCCTATATTGGTTCTTAAATGGACCAGATGGACAAAAAATATTTTTTGCTGCCTCTACTCAAAATGGAGGAAGACCAGTAGGGTTCATTCGTCCTACACCATATTATACCCATGCTATTTGGGGATGGGATAGCAATGCCGGAACCTTTGCTGCCGATGTAAGAAACCACAATCGTAATATTCAAAGAGACTGGGTTTGCGATAACCCATCGTCTGCATACTTTGGACAAAACATAAGTGATTTTCCTCAAACTTGGTTCGATAATCTGTCGGCACAAGATACATTACGTGATTTTTATCCGAATGTTACTAAAATTTCAACGTATAACGATCATCCAGATGAAATTTTGGCTAATACCGAAACAGGAGCGATGGCTAATTTTTCTGGGCAAACATTTACAGACTGGTATCAAATTCGTGTAGCAGAAACCTATTTACTTAGAGCAGAAGCTTATTTGGCTCAGGGCAATGCAACTAATGCTGCCAACGATATAAATATGATAAGAAATAGAGCGCAAGCTACACCGGTTACACCTGGCGAAGTTGACATTGATTACATTTTGGATGAACGGATGAGAGAATTGAATTATGAAGAGAACAGAAGGATAACATTAAGCAGACTGAAGCTTGTATATGATAGAACGGTGATAGGGAACCCTTTTGCTGGTCTTACCATAGAGCCTCATAACAATTTAATGCCTATTCCATTTAGCGAAATAGAATTAAATACACTGGGAGATTTAGAACAGAACCCTGGATATACGAATTAA
- a CDS encoding Nramp family divalent metal transporter: MSRLKKIIASVLPGIFLIGYNVGTGSVTSMSKAGANFGLDLLWTVLVSCIITYYLIILFSRYTMVTGETVIQGIKKRIHPGLAITLLIALSTIIVSALTGLLGILAEVLHVWSESIMPWEISTLAWSIIVGLLVYVIIWVGNYAMFEKILAILVAIMGIAFIATMFINFPSFSDLMSGLFVPKLPEATEGSDNSPLVVIAGMVGTTVSVFAFIIRSQIVKDMGWNMSDNALQKRDAFVSASMMFLISAAVLITAASTLHVQGLRLNNVAEMIPLMEPIAGKAALGVFVIGILAAGLSSHLPNMLVIPWLIIDYKNEERNTKTTYHRILVFILTLTSVLGIALGFKPVFILILSQACIAIVLPITIGSIFYLTCKKSLMGKHVNKVYDYVILSIIMLFTLYVSSLGIEGLIDDLSSILS; encoded by the coding sequence ATGTCAAGATTAAAAAAAATAATAGCCAGTGTTCTACCTGGGATATTTCTTATAGGCTATAATGTTGGTACCGGAAGCGTTACATCAATGTCTAAAGCCGGTGCTAATTTTGGTTTGGATCTGCTTTGGACGGTACTTGTAAGTTGTATTATAACATATTACTTAATCATACTGTTTAGCCGCTATACCATGGTTACCGGCGAAACCGTTATACAAGGAATAAAAAAACGAATACATCCCGGTTTAGCCATTACCTTATTAATTGCGCTTTCAACTATTATTGTAAGTGCATTAACAGGTTTGTTGGGGATTCTGGCAGAAGTATTACATGTTTGGTCCGAGAGTATTATGCCATGGGAAATATCTACTTTAGCATGGTCTATAATTGTTGGCCTGTTAGTTTATGTTATAATATGGGTAGGAAATTATGCCATGTTTGAAAAGATACTGGCGATTCTTGTTGCAATAATGGGAATAGCATTTATCGCGACCATGTTTATAAACTTCCCTTCCTTTTCAGATCTTATGTCTGGATTGTTTGTTCCTAAACTACCAGAAGCTACAGAAGGAAGCGATAATAGCCCTTTGGTCGTTATTGCCGGAATGGTAGGAACCACAGTTTCAGTTTTCGCTTTTATTATACGATCGCAAATCGTTAAAGATATGGGTTGGAACATGTCCGACAATGCTTTACAAAAGCGTGATGCATTTGTAAGTGCCTCCATGATGTTTTTAATTAGTGCAGCAGTATTAATTACGGCCGCCTCAACATTACATGTTCAGGGGTTGAGGTTAAATAATGTTGCCGAGATGATTCCTTTAATGGAACCCATCGCCGGAAAAGCAGCACTTGGTGTTTTTGTTATAGGAATATTAGCAGCAGGATTGTCATCTCACCTCCCAAATATGTTGGTAATCCCATGGTTAATAATTGACTATAAAAACGAAGAACGAAATACCAAAACAACATACCACAGGATTTTAGTATTTATTTTAACATTAACAAGTGTTTTAGGAATCGCATTAGGATTCAAACCCGTATTTATCCTCATATTATCTCAGGCATGTATAGCAATAGTATTACCTATTACAATAGGTTCTATATTCTATTTAACCTGTAAAAAAAGCTTAATGGGTAAACATGTAAACAAGGTGTACGATTACGTAATATTAAGCATTATCATGTTGTTTACACTCTACGTAAGTAGCCTAGGAATTGAAGGCTTAATAGACGATCTGTCAAGTATATTATCTTAG